The Anastrepha ludens isolate Willacy chromosome 2, idAnaLude1.1, whole genome shotgun sequence genome contains a region encoding:
- the LOC128856981 gene encoding general transcription factor IIF subunit 2: MSKDDRELDLSNAGRGVWLVKVPKYIAQKWSKAPSNMDVGKLRISKTPGQKAQVSLSLTQAVVNLDPEEKIPTEHILDVSVVTKQTLGVFSHVMPLESNNISNAKDKEPQPLSEAEKLYMEGRIVQKLECRPIADNCYMQLKLESIRKASVPQRKVQPIDKIVQNFKPVKDHAHNIEYRERKKAEGKKARDDKNSVMDMLFNAFEKHQYYNIKDLVKITKQPIGYLKEILKEVCDYNMKNPHKNMWELKKEYRHYKTEEKKGDEKTGTDSDSD, from the exons ATGTCAAAAGATGATAGAGAGTTAGATTTGTCCAATGCGGGACGAGGAGTTTGGTTGGTTAAAGTCCCGAAATATATTGCTCAGAAATGGTCTAAAGCGCCTTCAAATATGGATGTGGGAAAGTTACGCATTAGTAAAACACCGGGGCAGAAGGCCCAAGTGTCCTTATCGCTTACACAGGCTGTGGTTAACTTGGATCCCGAGGAAAAAATTCCCACTGAGCATATTTTGGACGTTTCTGTGGTGACTAAGCAAACGCTTGGTGTATTCTCGCATGTTATGCCACTGGAGTCAAATAATATAAGTAATGCAAAAGATAAGGAACCACAGCCTCTTAGCGAGGCGGAAAAGTTGTACATGGAAGGTCGCATTGTGCAAAAGCTAGAGTGTCGGCCGATTGCTGACAACTGCTACATGCAATTAAAACTTGAATCTATACGAAAAGCATCGGTACCCCAACGGAAAGTCCAGCCAATAGACAAAATTGTACAGAACTTCAAGCCAGTTAAAGACCACGCCCACAAT ATCGAGTACCGAGAGCGAAAGAAAGCGGAAGGAAAGAAGGCGCGTGATGATAAAAATTCAGTTATGGATATGCTATTTAATGCGTTCGAAAAACATCAGTACTACAATATTAAAGATTTagtaaaaataactaaacagcCTATTGGCTATCTTAAAGAAATACTCAAAGAAGTATGCGACTACAATATGAAgaatcctcataaaaatatgtggGAATTGAAGAAAGAATACCGACATTATAAGACTGAAGAAAAGAAAGGCGACGAAAAAACGGGCACTGATAGCGATTCGGATTAA